A window from Paludisphaera rhizosphaerae encodes these proteins:
- a CDS encoding family 43 glycosylhydrolase, translating into MSIMTTRRLIVALTFVAAAGRAFAEDGKAPAPGSPIVFSDDSRLGKPYAKDPSVVKFRGAYWMYYSLPGMKAGPQGFALGWSIGVAKSDDLKSWKKVGEILPEQEVERNGICAPGARVVGDRLHLFYQTYGNGARDAICHAVSEDGVHFDRDKSNPVFHPTGAWSVGRAIDAELFEWKGKYFLYYATRDPEMKIQMLGVATSAGPDSFGSGGWTDLSVDGPLLKPELPWEGKCIEAASLCTRDGKVFMFYAGAFNNAPQQIGVAVSDDAVHFQRLSDKPFLPNGPPGSWNSSESGHPGVFVDDDGSTYLFYQGNDTKGKTWSLARLRVEWKDGKPVPAAE; encoded by the coding sequence ATGTCGATCATGACGACGCGGCGTTTGATTGTCGCCCTGACCTTCGTCGCGGCGGCGGGGCGGGCTTTCGCCGAGGACGGCAAGGCCCCTGCTCCGGGGTCGCCGATCGTCTTCTCGGACGACTCGCGGTTGGGTAAGCCGTACGCCAAGGATCCCTCGGTCGTGAAGTTCCGGGGGGCGTACTGGATGTACTACTCGCTCCCCGGGATGAAGGCCGGCCCCCAGGGGTTCGCGCTGGGGTGGTCGATCGGCGTGGCGAAGAGCGACGACCTCAAGAGCTGGAAGAAGGTCGGCGAGATCCTCCCCGAGCAGGAGGTCGAGCGCAACGGGATCTGCGCGCCGGGGGCGCGGGTGGTTGGCGACCGGCTCCACCTGTTCTACCAGACGTACGGCAACGGCGCCCGCGACGCCATCTGCCACGCCGTCTCCGAAGACGGCGTCCACTTCGACCGCGACAAGAGCAACCCCGTGTTCCACCCCACCGGGGCCTGGAGCGTCGGCCGGGCGATTGACGCGGAGCTGTTCGAGTGGAAGGGGAAGTACTTCCTCTACTACGCGACCCGCGACCCCGAGATGAAGATTCAGATGCTCGGAGTGGCGACCTCTGCCGGCCCGGATTCGTTCGGCAGCGGCGGCTGGACCGACCTCAGCGTCGACGGCCCGCTCCTGAAGCCGGAACTTCCCTGGGAGGGCAAGTGCATCGAGGCCGCGTCGCTCTGCACCCGTGACGGCAAGGTCTTCATGTTCTACGCCGGCGCGTTCAACAACGCCCCCCAGCAGATCGGCGTCGCCGTCAGCGACGACGCCGTCCACTTCCAGCGCCTGAGCGACAAGCCCTTCCTCCCCAACGGCCCGCCCGGCTCGTGGAACTCCTCCGAGTCCGGCCACCCCGGCGTCTTCGTCGACGACGACGGGTCGACATATCTCTTCTATCAGGGGAACGACACGAAGGGCAAAACCTGGAGCCTGGCTCGCCTTCGCGTGGAATGGAAGGACGGCAAGCCCGTCCCGGCGGCCGAGTGA
- a CDS encoding 3-keto-disaccharide hydrolase: MPPRRLLALPLVATTFVAGALAIEEGKKPGYKDTPYLPGDKWRVHDADRPHPPVVTPGATVGQAPSDAVVLFDGKDLSKWRGDHGDATWEVVDGSAVATKKGVGSLVSREEFGDCQIHLEWTAPNPPKGNDQGRGNSGVLIFGRYEIQVLDNFNNPTYADGHAGAVYGQHPPLVNALRPPGEWQSYDILFTAPKFKDDGSVDKPAHVTVIVNGVVVQNNAEIIGSVAFRALGRYQKHGPKGPIVLQDHGNPVRFRNIWVRPIGAES, from the coding sequence ATGCCTCCCCGCCGCCTGCTCGCCCTGCCCCTCGTCGCCACGACGTTCGTCGCCGGCGCCCTCGCCATTGAAGAGGGCAAGAAGCCCGGCTACAAGGACACGCCCTATCTCCCCGGGGACAAGTGGCGGGTCCACGACGCCGACCGTCCCCATCCGCCGGTCGTCACCCCGGGCGCCACCGTGGGACAGGCCCCGTCGGACGCCGTCGTCCTGTTCGACGGCAAGGACCTCTCGAAATGGCGCGGCGACCACGGCGACGCGACCTGGGAGGTCGTCGACGGCTCGGCCGTCGCGACCAAGAAGGGGGTCGGCTCGTTGGTCTCGCGCGAGGAGTTCGGCGACTGCCAGATCCACCTCGAATGGACCGCGCCCAATCCGCCGAAGGGGAACGACCAGGGTCGCGGCAACAGCGGCGTCCTGATCTTCGGCCGGTATGAGATCCAGGTGCTCGACAACTTCAACAACCCGACCTACGCCGACGGCCACGCCGGCGCGGTCTACGGCCAGCACCCGCCTCTGGTCAACGCCCTGCGCCCGCCCGGCGAGTGGCAGAGCTACGACATCCTCTTCACCGCCCCCAAGTTCAAGGACGACGGCTCGGTGGACAAGCCCGCGCACGTCACGGTGATCGTCAACGGCGTGGTCGTCCAGAACAACGCGGAGATCATCGGCTCCGTCGCCTTCCGGGCCCTCGGCCGCTACCAGAAGCACGGTCCCAAGGGCCCGATCGTCCTTCAGGACCACGGCAACCCCGTCCGCTTCCGCAACATCTGGGTCCGGCCGATCGGCGCGGAGAGCTGA
- the lon gene encoding endopeptidase La: MAERQTLPVLPLRGTVIYPGLTVPIGVGRPGTLHAIEAALKENREVFAVAQRENVDEPTTDQLYTMGVVGKIGQVQRGLGGVQLLLQGEHRAVVLNYHDDQDYLTADLMPIAEVPPLDENDAAFAALYKETRERAMELGERRGLPDEVLHQVLDSVTEPGRFADLVAGYVELPVADKQLLLETLGVEERLRRVLIQMQRQIGMLAAQAEIKSQVQEELGERQREMFLREQLKAIQKELGDDDQSREMIELREKLGKLELPKEGRAEVERELGRLERSGRESMEAQVIRTYLEWIAELPWNTRSDDDLDLKHATEVLDNDHYGLEDVKDRVLEFLAVRQLRAKKVAEEVETSGECAASKLKDAKETATPSLAAKVDDDKTITDGKEAKAKAMARGPILLFVGPPGVGKTSIAKSIARALGRKYVRVALGGIRDEADIRGHRRTYVGAMPGRIIQGLKQAGTKNPVFLLDEVDKLGISHQGDPASALLEVLDPAQNDTFTDNYMNIPFDLSEVLFVATANFIQNIPGPLLDRMEVVDFAGYTEREKAEIAKTYLIPRQLEESGLMDSGVTFSEKAVAAVVSEYTRESGVRQLERQIGAVTRKLARKLAAGQTVDLTIDADDVHDLLGRPRVHPEHVSEGPEVGVATGMYYTPAGGDIMFVEAAVRRLQSGRKPEEGDGTYAGPGSVGLILTGQLGDVMKESARAAVTYAATNARALKIPDDRTGPIEVHIHVPAGAIPKDGPSAGVAMASAIVSALTNRPVRSDVAMTGEITLRGRVLPIGGVKEKVLGAHRAGVKEIILPKKNEADLEDIPADVREALVFHCVSNLDEVFAIVFEPSSSPVEPRVLEPVG; this comes from the coding sequence ATGGCGGAACGACAAACACTGCCGGTGCTGCCTTTGCGGGGCACCGTGATTTATCCGGGGCTGACGGTGCCGATCGGAGTGGGTCGGCCTGGTACGCTGCATGCGATCGAGGCGGCGCTGAAGGAGAACCGGGAGGTCTTCGCGGTCGCCCAGCGCGAGAACGTCGACGAGCCGACGACCGACCAGCTTTACACGATGGGCGTGGTCGGGAAGATCGGCCAGGTCCAGCGCGGGCTGGGGGGCGTCCAGCTCTTGCTCCAGGGCGAGCACCGCGCCGTCGTGCTCAACTATCACGACGATCAGGACTATCTCACCGCCGACCTCATGCCGATCGCCGAGGTCCCGCCTCTCGACGAGAACGACGCCGCGTTCGCCGCGTTGTACAAGGAAACCCGCGAGCGGGCGATGGAGCTGGGCGAGCGTCGCGGCCTTCCCGACGAGGTGCTGCACCAGGTTCTCGACTCGGTCACCGAGCCCGGCCGGTTCGCCGACCTCGTGGCCGGCTACGTCGAGCTGCCTGTGGCCGACAAGCAGTTGCTGCTGGAGACCCTCGGCGTCGAGGAGCGGCTGCGCCGTGTCCTCATCCAGATGCAGCGCCAGATCGGCATGCTCGCCGCGCAGGCCGAGATCAAGTCGCAGGTGCAGGAAGAGCTGGGCGAACGCCAGCGCGAGATGTTCCTGCGCGAACAGCTCAAGGCCATCCAGAAGGAGCTGGGCGACGACGACCAGTCGCGTGAGATGATCGAGCTGCGCGAGAAGCTCGGCAAGCTGGAACTCCCCAAGGAGGGCCGCGCCGAGGTCGAGCGCGAGCTGGGCCGACTGGAGCGCTCAGGCCGCGAGTCGATGGAAGCGCAGGTCATCCGCACCTACCTGGAGTGGATCGCCGAGCTCCCCTGGAACACGCGGTCGGACGACGACCTGGACCTCAAGCACGCCACCGAGGTTCTCGACAACGACCACTACGGGCTGGAGGACGTCAAGGACCGCGTCCTGGAGTTCCTGGCCGTGCGCCAGCTCCGCGCCAAGAAGGTGGCCGAGGAGGTCGAGACGTCCGGCGAGTGCGCCGCGTCGAAGCTGAAGGACGCCAAGGAGACCGCCACGCCGTCGCTGGCCGCGAAGGTCGACGACGACAAGACGATCACCGACGGCAAGGAGGCGAAGGCCAAGGCGATGGCCCGCGGCCCGATCCTGCTGTTCGTCGGCCCGCCGGGCGTGGGAAAGACGTCGATCGCCAAGTCGATCGCCCGGGCGCTGGGGCGGAAGTACGTCCGCGTCGCACTCGGCGGCATCCGCGACGAGGCCGACATCCGCGGCCACCGTCGAACGTATGTCGGCGCCATGCCGGGCCGGATCATCCAGGGCCTCAAGCAAGCCGGGACCAAGAACCCCGTCTTCCTGCTCGACGAGGTCGACAAGCTGGGGATCTCCCACCAGGGCGACCCCGCCAGCGCGCTGCTGGAAGTCCTTGACCCGGCGCAGAACGATACGTTCACCGACAACTACATGAACATCCCGTTCGACCTGAGCGAGGTGCTCTTCGTGGCCACGGCGAACTTCATCCAGAACATCCCCGGCCCGCTTCTGGACCGGATGGAGGTGGTGGACTTCGCAGGCTACACCGAGCGCGAGAAGGCCGAGATCGCCAAGACGTACCTGATCCCCCGGCAGCTTGAGGAATCGGGCCTGATGGACTCCGGCGTGACGTTCAGCGAAAAGGCCGTGGCGGCGGTCGTCAGCGAGTACACCCGCGAGAGCGGCGTCCGCCAGCTGGAACGCCAGATCGGCGCCGTGACCCGCAAGCTGGCGCGAAAGCTCGCCGCCGGCCAGACCGTCGACCTGACCATCGACGCGGACGACGTCCACGACCTGCTGGGTCGGCCCCGGGTTCACCCGGAGCACGTCAGCGAGGGGCCGGAAGTCGGCGTGGCCACGGGCATGTACTACACCCCGGCCGGCGGCGACATCATGTTCGTCGAGGCCGCCGTCCGCCGGCTCCAGTCCGGTCGCAAGCCCGAAGAGGGCGACGGGACCTACGCGGGCCCCGGCAGCGTCGGCCTGATCCTGACCGGCCAGCTCGGCGACGTAATGAAGGAATCGGCGCGGGCCGCCGTGACCTACGCCGCGACCAACGCGCGGGCCCTGAAGATCCCCGACGACCGGACGGGCCCGATCGAGGTCCACATCCACGTACCTGCGGGCGCCATCCCCAAGGACGGCCCCTCGGCGGGCGTGGCGATGGCCTCGGCGATCGTCTCGGCCCTGACCAACCGCCCGGTGCGCAGCGACGTCGCCATGACGGGTGAGATCACCCTGCGAGGCCGCGTCCTGCCGATCGGCGGCGTGAAGGAAAAAGTCCTCGGCGCCCACCGCGCCGGGGTCAAGGAGATCATCCTCCCCAAGAAGAACGAGGCCGACCTCGAAGACATCCCGGCCGACGTCCGTGAGGCCTTGGTTTTCCACTGCGTCTCGAACCTCGACGAGGTCTTCGCCATCGTCTTCGAGCCGTCGTCCTCGCCAGTCGAGCCTCGGGTCCTGGAACCCGTGGGCTGA
- a CDS encoding M36 family metallopeptidase — protein MGREIDLRNRLATRLTEARRQDLHAKAADISNAMPVNQAIAIESFSHETGNPSKIVATGQTPTKDQYIKRALDYVQDIGPALGFAPTQATEYVPDPNVQKTSTGATAVYLQQHYKGIPIFQAAQTVRFSPNDTLTDTVGDTITVDQPLPVAPRLSVQEAVLKAAQHVAEPTPDEMGEKDQFGEAMDHPKVDVQGFQPKVTAMFASRADHPCVLEAGPFGSEFKANLIWFPAATGLLLGWEIIVTMPGYEGQFRTIVDADNGEILYCKDLVKSLFRANVVFPDGSTPRQMKTLPIPLADLTLPAPPPGSLPNGFPDPWVASDRTIGNCVRAHLGVNGPSFQGLPQGGDVVFDPASPTGDEQKVLNIFYLNCFIHDFFYLLHFREADGNFQTDKFGRGGIGGDPVDARAHSGVVRGTANMITPVEGTNPIMNMGLVSSTNRHTAFDASVVFHEFTHGVTNRLVAGPQNTSALEAPQSIGMGEGWGDYIACTILKKDVVGDWVVGRAQGIRGFPYDSAFPDHFGKLGAGRYAADPNSGQPRDEHNVGEIWCATLREMNRNIGDSLGLQLVVDALKLAPPNPSFLEMRDSILTALDNQLVAGKLSPPEHDAARVGVWKAFAKFGMGPAAQSNGSQLNGIVADFQTP, from the coding sequence ATGGGACGGGAAATCGACCTGCGAAATCGACTTGCAACTCGACTCACGGAAGCACGGAGGCAAGACCTCCACGCCAAGGCCGCCGATATCTCGAACGCCATGCCCGTCAACCAGGCTATAGCGATCGAGTCCTTCAGCCATGAAACGGGCAATCCGTCGAAAATCGTCGCCACCGGCCAAACGCCGACCAAGGACCAGTACATCAAGCGAGCGCTCGATTACGTCCAGGACATCGGCCCGGCGCTGGGCTTCGCCCCGACGCAGGCGACGGAGTACGTCCCCGACCCGAACGTCCAAAAGACGAGCACCGGCGCGACCGCGGTCTACCTCCAGCAGCATTACAAGGGGATCCCGATCTTCCAGGCGGCGCAGACCGTCCGATTTTCCCCGAACGATACGCTGACCGACACCGTGGGCGATACGATCACGGTCGATCAGCCCTTGCCGGTCGCTCCCCGGTTGAGTGTTCAAGAAGCCGTGCTCAAGGCCGCTCAGCACGTTGCGGAGCCCACCCCGGACGAAATGGGCGAGAAGGATCAATTCGGCGAGGCCATGGATCATCCCAAGGTCGACGTGCAGGGATTTCAGCCCAAGGTGACCGCGATGTTCGCGTCGCGAGCGGATCATCCTTGCGTGCTCGAAGCCGGGCCCTTCGGCAGTGAATTCAAGGCGAACCTCATCTGGTTCCCCGCGGCGACCGGGTTGCTGCTCGGCTGGGAGATCATCGTCACCATGCCGGGCTACGAAGGGCAATTCCGCACGATCGTCGACGCCGACAACGGGGAGATCCTCTACTGCAAGGACCTGGTCAAGTCCCTCTTTCGGGCGAACGTCGTGTTCCCGGATGGATCGACGCCACGTCAGATGAAGACGTTACCAATTCCTCTGGCCGACTTGACGCTCCCTGCTCCACCGCCCGGAAGTCTTCCCAACGGCTTTCCGGATCCCTGGGTCGCGTCCGACCGCACGATCGGAAACTGCGTCCGCGCTCATCTTGGAGTCAACGGCCCATCGTTCCAGGGCTTACCCCAGGGCGGAGACGTCGTATTCGACCCCGCCAGCCCCACGGGCGACGAGCAGAAAGTTCTAAACATCTTCTATCTCAACTGCTTCATCCACGACTTTTTCTATCTGCTTCATTTCCGCGAAGCCGATGGGAATTTCCAAACCGACAAGTTCGGTCGCGGGGGAATCGGAGGCGACCCCGTCGATGCCCGCGCTCACAGTGGAGTTGTGCGGGGGACCGCCAACATGATTACGCCGGTCGAGGGGACGAACCCGATCATGAACATGGGGCTGGTCAGCTCGACGAATCGACACACGGCTTTCGACGCTTCGGTCGTCTTCCACGAATTCACTCATGGGGTGACTAACCGGCTCGTCGCCGGGCCTCAGAACACGTCGGCCCTGGAGGCGCCCCAGAGCATCGGGATGGGAGAGGGTTGGGGCGACTACATCGCCTGCACGATCCTGAAGAAGGACGTGGTCGGCGACTGGGTGGTCGGCCGAGCCCAGGGAATTCGCGGTTTTCCCTACGACAGCGCCTTCCCCGATCACTTCGGCAAGCTTGGCGCAGGGCGCTACGCCGCCGATCCGAATTCCGGCCAGCCCAGGGACGAGCACAACGTCGGCGAGATCTGGTGCGCGACTCTGAGGGAGATGAATCGCAACATCGGCGACTCGCTCGGCCTTCAACTCGTGGTCGACGCGCTGAAGCTGGCCCCGCCCAATCCCAGCTTCCTCGAAATGCGCGACTCGATCCTGACCGCGCTCGACAATCAACTCGTCGCGGGCAAGCTCTCGCCCCCGGAGCACGACGCGGCCAGAGTGGGCGTCTGGAAAGCCTTCGCGAAGTTCGGCATGGGACCCGCCGCCCAGTCGAACGGGTCCCAGCTCAATGGCATCGTCGCCGATTTCCAGACCCCCTAG
- a CDS encoding CHRD domain-containing protein, protein MIRIVGTSFVLALVLAAPSVSQAALITYFATLSGPAESPPNASPGTGFAQVDFDLAAHSLHISVTFSGLLGTTTASHIHAATTVPGTGTAIVATQVPTFSGFPLGVTSGTYDQTFDTSLASFYNPAYVTANGNTVPLAEAAFATALAEGRAYLNIHTTFAPGGEIRGFLAPIPEPSSIALLGCGAIGVLALSRRRKARA, encoded by the coding sequence ATGATCCGCATCGTCGGGACGTCATTCGTATTGGCCCTCGTCCTGGCCGCCCCCTCGGTCTCTCAGGCTGCACTGATCACGTACTTTGCGACCCTGAGCGGGCCGGCCGAGAGCCCGCCGAACGCGTCGCCCGGCACGGGCTTCGCTCAGGTGGATTTCGACCTGGCCGCCCACTCCCTCCACATCTCCGTCACCTTCAGCGGGCTGTTGGGCACCACGACGGCCTCGCACATCCACGCCGCGACGACCGTGCCGGGAACCGGGACGGCGATCGTCGCCACCCAGGTTCCGACGTTCAGCGGCTTCCCCCTGGGCGTGACGTCCGGCACCTACGACCAGACGTTCGACACCAGCCTCGCCTCGTTCTACAACCCCGCCTACGTCACGGCCAACGGCAATACCGTCCCCCTCGCGGAAGCGGCGTTCGCGACCGCCCTGGCGGAAGGCCGCGCCTATCTGAACATCCACACGACGTTCGCCCCGGGCGGCGAAATCCGAGGCTTCCTCGCGCCTATCCCTGAGCCCTCAAGCATCGCCCTGCTGGGGTGCGGCGCGATCGGCGTCCTGGCCCTCAGCCGTCGCCGCAAGGCCCGCGCATAA
- a CDS encoding ferritin-like domain-containing protein, with translation MTSANAIVELMKVPPEDHDLAWLKRSLQAAVQLEFATIPPYLTALWSIKDLDGDVAQTILGIAIDEMRHMGIVCNLLAGLGERPRMAEPDVVPAYPTYLPGGVHPDLWVTLSGLSKTSAELFTHIELPENPLALVDETFPTIGEFYDAISAAFTRLAPVLSDANQVESATLDLTKLTQPDEIASAIALIKHQGEGSDDSPDSPDPSTFAHYYLFKEIATGRHLVKDAATGIFSFTGDPVAMPDSYPVAEIPQGGYLKADVTADVWEKLDAFDHKYSDMLRTLESAWSWTPGDPSPSARLSAAVRLMRKLEELAVDIVSIPIPNGQGNYGPCFRLVDA, from the coding sequence ATGACGAGTGCAAATGCGATCGTCGAATTAATGAAGGTCCCGCCCGAAGACCATGATCTCGCTTGGCTCAAGAGGAGCCTTCAGGCGGCCGTACAACTCGAATTCGCCACGATCCCCCCCTACCTCACGGCGCTGTGGTCGATCAAGGATCTCGACGGCGATGTGGCCCAGACGATCCTGGGGATCGCGATCGACGAGATGCGGCACATGGGGATCGTCTGCAACCTGTTGGCCGGGCTCGGCGAGCGTCCCAGAATGGCCGAGCCCGACGTCGTGCCCGCGTACCCGACATACTTGCCGGGCGGTGTCCATCCCGACCTCTGGGTCACGTTGAGCGGCTTGTCCAAGACCTCGGCCGAACTCTTCACGCATATCGAGCTGCCGGAGAATCCGCTGGCGCTCGTCGACGAGACATTCCCCACCATTGGCGAGTTCTACGACGCGATCTCGGCCGCATTCACCAGGCTGGCGCCGGTCCTTTCCGATGCCAATCAGGTCGAATCGGCGACCCTCGATCTGACGAAATTGACCCAGCCCGATGAGATCGCGTCGGCGATCGCCTTGATCAAACATCAGGGAGAAGGGTCGGATGATTCGCCCGACAGCCCCGATCCCTCGACCTTCGCCCACTATTATCTGTTCAAGGAAATTGCGACTGGGCGCCATCTGGTGAAGGACGCAGCCACTGGAATATTCTCGTTCACCGGCGATCCAGTCGCCATGCCCGACAGCTATCCCGTGGCCGAGATCCCCCAGGGCGGTTATCTGAAGGCCGACGTTACCGCCGACGTCTGGGAAAAGCTGGACGCCTTCGACCACAAATATTCGGACATGCTGCGGACGCTCGAATCGGCCTGGTCGTGGACGCCGGGCGACCCGTCGCCGAGCGCCCGGCTCTCGGCAGCGGTCAGGCTCATGAGGAAGCTGGAGGAGCTCGCGGTCGACATCGTCAGCATCCCGATTCCCAACGGCCAGGGGAATTACGGGCCCTGTTTCCGGCTTGTCGACGCCTGA
- a CDS encoding linear amide C-N hydrolase — MMKAIFRSLAVAVVILGSASDVALACTRCVYLGPDHGVLVARSFDWMEDTRTNLYALPRGVKRDGAAGSNSFSWTSKYGSVVATMYEIASVDGMNEKGLVANILYLAESDYGKADGSKPTLSISLWTQYVLDQFGTVAEAVEALRKEPFRVVAPILPNGSPATGHLAITDPTGDTAVFEYIGGVLKIHHGREYPVMTNSPTFDRQLAINGYWDAIGGDVMLPGGIRAADRFVRASYFIKTIPPISDESRALATIFSVIRSVSVPLGITTPGEPNIASTVWRTVHDAKDRTLYFDSATSPTVFWVKLSEIDFAEGSPVKKLTLSDGTTYNGDASTSFRRSEPFTFLPAKVD; from the coding sequence ATGATGAAAGCCATCTTTCGATCACTCGCGGTCGCCGTCGTGATCCTCGGTTCGGCGAGCGACGTTGCGCTCGCCTGCACGCGGTGCGTGTATCTCGGCCCCGATCACGGGGTGCTCGTGGCCCGGTCGTTCGACTGGATGGAGGACACCCGGACGAACCTCTACGCGCTGCCTCGGGGCGTGAAGCGGGACGGGGCGGCCGGGTCGAACTCGTTCTCGTGGACGAGCAAGTACGGCAGCGTGGTCGCCACGATGTACGAGATCGCGAGCGTCGACGGCATGAACGAGAAGGGGCTCGTCGCCAACATCCTGTACCTGGCCGAGTCCGACTACGGCAAGGCCGACGGCTCGAAGCCGACCCTCTCGATCAGCCTGTGGACCCAGTACGTGCTCGACCAGTTCGGGACCGTCGCCGAGGCCGTGGAAGCCCTCCGCAAGGAGCCCTTCCGGGTCGTCGCCCCGATCCTGCCCAACGGCAGCCCGGCGACCGGCCACCTGGCGATCACCGACCCGACCGGGGACACCGCGGTCTTCGAGTACATCGGCGGCGTCCTCAAGATCCACCACGGCCGGGAGTACCCGGTGATGACCAACTCGCCGACGTTCGACAGGCAGCTCGCGATCAACGGCTACTGGGACGCGATCGGCGGCGACGTCATGCTGCCGGGCGGGATCCGCGCCGCCGACCGTTTCGTGCGGGCGTCGTACTTCATCAAGACGATCCCGCCGATCTCCGATGAATCGCGGGCGCTCGCGACGATCTTCAGCGTGATCCGGAGCGTCTCGGTCCCGCTGGGGATCACCACGCCGGGAGAGCCGAACATCGCCAGCACGGTCTGGCGGACGGTCCACGACGCGAAGGACCGAACCCTCTACTTCGACTCCGCCACCAGCCCGACGGTGTTCTGGGTGAAGCTCTCGGAAATCGACTTCGCGGAGGGCTCTCCCGTCAAGAAGCTCACACTGTCCGATGGGACCACGTACAACGGCGACGCCTCGACCTCGTTCCGCAGGTCGGAGCCGTTCACGTTCCTCCCCGCCAAGGTCGACTGA
- a CDS encoding transposase — translation MFNDHVRREALPWSKAPREVVLDNAAFHASGVVRAARKALADAGIDLCFLPLYSPEWIEPGRARLSRGEAPRDPGQELHHAIGAQDRRRTGLRQVRPITHRESHKHQRPSAQLKIWCEVPVSLGLAKLLFERFPKFFWTEVSSAILLGSVFSPI, via the coding sequence GTGTTCAATGATCACGTTCGACGCGAGGCCCTGCCGTGGTCGAAGGCGCCGCGCGAGGTGGTTCTGGACAACGCCGCCTTCCACGCCAGCGGGGTGGTCCGGGCGGCGCGGAAGGCCTTGGCCGACGCGGGGATCGACCTGTGCTTTTTGCCGCTGTACTCGCCGGAGTGGATTGAACCGGGTCGAGCCCGTCTTTCGCGAGGTGAAGCACCAAGAGATCCCGGCCAGGAGCTACACCACGCGATCGGGGCTCAGGACCGCCGTCGAACAGGGCTTCGCCAGGTACGGCCGATCACTCATCGTGAAAGTCACAAGCATCAACGTCCTTCTGCTCAGCTTAAGATCTGGTGCGAGGTGCCTGTAAGCCTCGGGCTCGCCAAGTTACTTTTTGAACGTTTTCCGAAATTCTTCTGGACGGAGGTGAGTTCGGCGATTCTACTAGGCAGCGTCTTTTCGCCTATCTAG
- a CDS encoding DUF6940 family protein, with amino-acid sequence MWRLESESPRADLVRWRITGQDGVDLSFGDMLTRLSNEKAFREAWIGALRSVPMDAYCWECPPVTATTSSRPFECVLVESPLLRRLTPDPSPFAEHLTSDCSVVAFSNLGGDSLLIVPCPRSGRDFAHLARFMKAADDSQVDELWRQVGASVLERLGEVPLWLSTAGLGVSWLHVRLDSRPKYYRHTPYKTPPANHW; translated from the coding sequence GTGTGGCGACTGGAGAGCGAGAGCCCCAGAGCGGATCTGGTACGCTGGCGGATCACAGGCCAGGACGGCGTCGACCTGTCCTTCGGCGACATGCTGACGCGGCTTTCCAACGAGAAGGCGTTTCGTGAGGCGTGGATTGGGGCGCTCCGAAGCGTGCCCATGGATGCGTACTGCTGGGAGTGCCCACCCGTAACGGCGACGACGTCTTCGCGACCCTTTGAGTGTGTGTTGGTTGAGAGCCCTCTCCTCCGCAGGCTGACTCCGGATCCCAGTCCCTTCGCCGAGCACCTCACCAGCGACTGTAGCGTCGTCGCCTTCTCAAACCTTGGAGGAGATTCCCTACTCATCGTTCCTTGCCCAAGGTCGGGCCGCGACTTCGCCCACCTCGCGAGGTTCATGAAGGCCGCCGACGACTCGCAGGTCGACGAACTCTGGCGACAGGTCGGCGCGAGCGTCCTGGAGAGGCTGGGGGAGGTGCCGTTGTGGCTGAGCACCGCCGGACTCGGCGTTTCCTGGCTGCACGTGCGCCTGGACAGCCGGCCCAAGTACTACCGGCATACGCCCTACAAAACCCCTCCAGCGAATCACTGGTGA
- a CDS encoding class I SAM-dependent methyltransferase — translation MGAYQILRRISRMPGVRSLIPQGLRNRGISLLRRDSVADFPDRVYMEKSILPAVVALDPRRVLDVGVETYTQHYHTFYPETCEYWTIDFNPDVVPLARPGRHVLGDVREADKHFDPASIDVVLANGPFGFGIDSEVEQAETIETIRRLLTPRGWMLIGWNQAGDGLPTVAAGRQPGHIVDPTRLAVVRDHFDHVGPGGLPARKTFGDCSHVYDWFRARS, via the coding sequence ATGGGCGCTTATCAGATCCTTCGGCGCATCAGCCGCATGCCGGGAGTCCGCTCGCTCATCCCGCAGGGCCTGCGCAATCGCGGGATCAGCCTGCTGCGGAGAGATTCGGTCGCCGACTTCCCCGACCGCGTCTATATGGAGAAGTCCATCCTTCCCGCCGTGGTCGCCCTCGACCCCCGGCGCGTGCTGGATGTGGGGGTCGAGACCTACACGCAGCACTACCACACGTTCTATCCTGAGACCTGCGAGTACTGGACGATCGACTTCAACCCGGACGTGGTCCCGCTGGCCCGGCCCGGCCGCCACGTCCTGGGTGACGTTCGCGAGGCCGACAAGCATTTCGACCCCGCCTCGATCGACGTCGTCCTGGCCAACGGCCCGTTCGGCTTCGGGATCGACTCCGAGGTCGAGCAGGCCGAGACGATCGAGACGATCCGACGACTGCTGACGCCCCGGGGCTGGATGCTCATCGGCTGGAACCAGGCCGGCGACGGACTCCCCACCGTCGCCGCCGGCCGCCAGCCGGGCCACATCGTCGACCCAACCCGGCTGGCCGTCGTCCGCGACCACTTCGACCACGTCGGCCCCGGCGGGCTCCCCGCCCGCAAGACGTTCGGCGACTGCTCCCACGTCTACGACTGGTTCCGCGCCCGCTCTTGA